From one Exiguobacterium acetylicum DSM 20416 genomic stretch:
- a CDS encoding tyrosine-type recombinase/integrase, producing MRQWGYLLLTTGMRASELLSLQFSHVHETSSLSYIEFKGKREKWRRIPLSQNQSILLIV from the coding sequence ATGAGACAATGGGGATATCTCTTACTGACGACAGGAATGCGCGCTTCTGAATTATTATCGCTTCAGTTCAGCCATGTTCATGAAACATCTTCTTTAAGTTATATCGAATTTAAAGGAAAGCGTGAAAAATGGCGACGTATCCCACTCTCCCAAAATCAATCCATCTTATTAATCGTGTGA
- a CDS encoding site-specific integrase — MHIEGVMNFHICFNVRAENTPISYEALRLITQAASTHLMSQNNSPHWFRRSFITKLLANGIPLYEVMNLSGHESITTTNTYLQQLKKANLNVLPYD, encoded by the coding sequence ATGCATATTGAAGGAGTAATGAACTTTCATATTTGTTTCAATGTACGAGCAGAGAATACCCCTATTTCGTATGAAGCATTGAGACTCATCACTCAAGCAGCTTCTACCCACTTAATGTCACAAAACAATTCGCCTCACTGGTTCCGACGCTCTTTCATCACAAAACTGTTAGCAAACGGGATTCCTTTATATGAAGTCATGAATCTTTCTGGTCATGAGTCCATCACGACTACTAATACGTATCTTCAACAATTAAAAAAAGCTAATTTAAATGTGCTACCGTATGATTAA
- the tenpIN gene encoding type III toxin-antitoxin system TenpIN family toxin, with amino-acid sequence MNTEHFPLRQLTDQFYEENGHLERVMDKRKDATEYFKKDRGYGVILIEAYGQRFGIPLRSNMTHKFCFSTKITSNPESGRTQRKGLDYTKAVILNEGHYVTERSFKIPADEFDKINDSQEMIKNQFTKFIEKYIKAVEKNDQNVLSRNYRDSSLINYHKELGIENKDVNSTD; translated from the coding sequence TTGAATACTGAACATTTTCCATTAAGGCAACTCACAGATCAGTTCTATGAAGAGAATGGTCATTTAGAAAGAGTCATGGATAAACGAAAAGACGCGACGGAATATTTTAAAAAAGACCGTGGATACGGAGTTATCTTGATCGAAGCTTATGGTCAACGATTTGGCATTCCTCTGCGCTCGAATATGACACATAAATTTTGTTTCTCGACGAAAATCACATCTAATCCTGAATCAGGTAGAACGCAGAGAAAAGGGCTAGATTATACAAAAGCCGTTATATTAAATGAGGGCCATTACGTTACAGAAAGGTCATTTAAGATCCCGGCAGATGAATTTGATAAGATTAACGATTCTCAGGAAATGATTAAAAACCAGTTCACCAAATTCATAGAGAAATACATAAAAGCAGTTGAAAAGAATGATCAAAATGTATTAAGTCGAAATTATCGTGATTCTTCATTGATTAACTATCATAAAGAATTAGGCATAGAAAACAAGGATGTAAACAGTACAGACTGA